One window of Leptotrichia sp. oral taxon 498 genomic DNA carries:
- a CDS encoding SDR family NAD(P)-dependent oxidoreductase, giving the protein METVLITGASSGIGCELAKVYAKNNYDLVLVGRRIERLKQLKSEIKKSNPKIQVKVIEIDLSKSKSPEDLFLLLKKENIKIDILINNAGMGVYGNFLELSKEEMKKIEKMLNLNMIAIVKLTKIFLNKMKTHKKGAILNVASTAAFQPGGPLMATYYASKSFVLSFSEGIRYELKDTGIKVSALCPGPTITEFEKMSEIKNWRDKIKVMSAKKVAKIAFRDFKKGKKIIVPGYLNKFSILASKIFPRELLLKIIKKIQQNK; this is encoded by the coding sequence ATGGAAACAGTTTTAATAACGGGTGCAAGTAGTGGAATCGGATGCGAGTTGGCAAAAGTTTATGCGAAAAATAATTACGATTTGGTTTTAGTAGGTAGAAGAATTGAAAGATTAAAGCAATTAAAAAGTGAAATAAAAAAAAGTAATCCCAAAATTCAAGTAAAAGTTATAGAAATAGACCTTTCTAAAAGCAAATCACCAGAAGACTTATTTCTTTTGTTGAAAAAGGAAAATATAAAAATAGATATTTTAATAAATAATGCAGGAATGGGAGTTTACGGAAATTTTTTGGAATTATCGAAAGAAGAGATGAAAAAGATAGAAAAAATGCTAAATTTAAATATGATAGCAATTGTTAAACTCACAAAAATATTTTTGAATAAAATGAAAACACATAAAAAAGGTGCAATTTTAAACGTTGCCTCAACAGCAGCATTTCAACCAGGTGGGCCTTTAATGGCAACCTATTATGCAAGTAAAAGTTTTGTGCTATCTTTTAGCGAAGGAATCAGATATGAATTAAAAGATACAGGTATAAAAGTTTCTGCACTTTGCCCGGGACCAACAATTACAGAATTTGAAAAAATGTCAGAAATAAAAAATTGGAGAGATAAAATAAAGGTTATGTCTGCTAAAAAAGTTGCAAAAATAGCTTTTAGAGATTTTAAAAAAGGGAAAAAAATTATAGTTCCAGGATATTTAAATAAATTCTCAATTTTAGCAAGTAAAATATTTCCAAGAGAATTACTTTTAAAAATAATAAAAAAAATTCAGCAAAATAAATAA